The DNA segment CATCACGGTCGCCCGCTCCGGCGAGACCGAGGCGGACTTCATCGCCCGCCTGCTGCCCGCCGCCCAGCAGGCCGTCGCCGACCATGAGCACCTGGCCCGCGGGTACACCGGCGTGGAGAAAGCCGCGGCCGACCCCGTGGCGCTGCGGGACGGAAAGTTCGCCGCCGCCCTGGAGATCGTCCTCGACGGACTGGCGCTGCGGCTGGAAGCAACGGGGCCCGAGCGCCCCTAGGGGCGCGGGGCCGTATCAATATGCGGCTCCGCCGCATGGGCGCGACCGGCCACAACGAACCCGCGGACGCCGGACAGCCCGGCGCGGCATCCCGCGAAGCGCTACCCGTACATCCGGCGCATCGCGAACTCGACCATCTGCTCCACGGCCTTCGCGTCGAAGACCATGCGGTGCTCGCCCTCCATGTCGAGGACGCAGCCGTAGCCGGTCGGCAGCAGGTCGATCACCTCGGCGCCGGTGATGACGAAGTACTTGGACTCCTTGCCCGCGTACCGGCGCAGCTCCTTCAGCGAGGTGAACATCGGGATCACCGGCTGCTGGGTGTTGTGCAGGGCGAGGAAGCCCGGGTTGTCGCCGCGCGGGCAGTAGACCTTCGACGTCGCGAAGACCTGCTGGAAGTCCTCGGCGGACATCTGCCCGGTGGTGAAGGCCCGCACCGCGTCCGCGAGCGAGGGCGGTGACGGCTCGGGGTACAGGGGTGGCTGCTGGCCATAGCCGCCGACGCCGCCGGGCATGGGCTGCTGCGGCGAGGCGTACTGCTGCTGAGCGCCGACGTTCTGGTCGTAGCCGTACATGGACGCAAGAGTACCGAGAGCGGCGGGCAGAGCGGGCCGGTACCGGGGCCGCTACGGGGGCTCCGGCAAAACCGACAGCGAGTCGACAGCCGCCGCACTGCCTTCCGACAGCTGTCCCTCACTAGCGTCTGTCGTATCGGGAGTATCGGGAGGGGTGCCGGAACGGCACCGCACCAGCGAGGGGACAGCCATGGGCCGACACCACGCCGACGAGGTCCACGACGGCGAAGTCCACGAGCACGACAGAGGGCTCTCGTACGACCTTCCCGTCCTCGCCCGCCGGCGCATGATCCGGCTGATGGCGGGGGCGAGCCTGGTCCCGCTGGTGGGCTGCACCTCGCAGGACGGGACCTCGTCGTCCTCGGCCTCCTCCGCCAAGGGCTCCGCGTCGTCGTCCGCGTCGTCGTCCGCCGCGTGCGCGACCATCCCGGACGAGACCGCCGGCCCCTTCCCCGGCGACGGCTCGAACGGCGTGAACGTCCTCAAGGAGAGCGGTGTCGTCCGCAGCGACATCAGAAAGAGCTTCGGCGACTCCGCGGGCGGCACCGCCGAGGGCGTGCCCCTGACCGTCACGCTCACGGTCGTGGACGCCGCCTCCGGCTGCGGGACGCCGAAGAAGGGTGCCGCGGTCTACATCTGGCACTGCGACCGGGCCGGCGACTACTCCCTGTACTCCGAGGGCGTCACCGACGAGAACTACCTGCGCGGCGTCCAGGAGACCGACGACAAGGGCCAGGTCACCTTCAGGAGCATCTTCCCGGGCTGCTACGCGGGCCGCTGGCCGCACATCCACTTCGAGGTCTACGGCAGCCTGGCGGACGCCACGGCGGCCACGTCCATCACCAGCACGTCGCAGCTCGCCTTCCCCAAGGACGTCTGCGACACGGTCTACGCCTCGGACGGCTACGACGAGAGCGTGCGCAACCTCGCCGGTCTCTCCCTGGAAACGGACGGCATCTTCAGCGACGGTTACGACCAGCAGCTCGCCGAGACGAAGGGCAGTGCGGCGGAGGGTTACACGGCGACACTGACGGTTCCGGTGTGACCTGTCACAGATTGCGGATCGGGGTTGCGTCTTATTACTGACGGGTAGCATCATCGTAGCTACTTGTTGGTACGTGAACTAGCGCGAGGAACCAAGTGCCTCGCCGACCCTCTACGGAGCCGTGACCATGGGGCACTACAAGTCGAACCTCCGCGACATCGAGTTCAACCTCTTCGAGGTACTCGGACGCGACAAGCTGTACGGCACGGGTCCGTTCGAGGAGATGGACGTCGAGACCGCGAAGAGCATCCTCGAGGAGCTGACCCGGCTCGCGGAGAACGAGCTGGCCGAGTCCTTCGCCGACGCCGACCGCAACCCGCCGGTCTTCGACCCCGAGACGAACACCGCGCCCGTCCCGGCGTCCTTCAAGAAGAGCTACAAGGCCTTCATGGACTCCGAGTACTGGCGTCTCGGCCTGCCCGAGGCCATCGGTGGCACGACGGCCCCGCCGTCCTTGATCTGGTCGTACGCGGAGCTGATCCTCGGCGCGAACCCGGCCGTGTGGATGTACACCTCCGGCCCGGCGTTCGCCGGCATCCTCCACGACGAGGGCACCGACGTCCAGAAGAAGATCGCGCAGATCGCCGTCGAGCGGACCTGGGGCTCCACCATGGTGCTCACCGAGCCGGACGCCGGCTCGGACGTGGGCGCCGGCCGCACCAAGGCGGTGCAGCAGGATGACGGCTCCTGGCACATCGAGGGCGTCAAGCGCTTCATCACGTCCGGTGAGCACGACATGGAGGAGAACATCCTCCACTACGTGCTGGCCCGCCCCGAAGGCGCAGGTCCGGGCACCAAGGGCCTGTCCCTCTTCCTCGTCCCGAAGTACCTCTTCGACTTCGAGACCGGCGAGCTGGGCGAGCGCAACGGCGTCTACGCCACGAACGTCGAGCACAAGATGGGCCTGAAGGCCTCCAACACCTGCGAGATGACCTTCGGCGACCAGCACCCCGCCAAGGGCTGGCTGATCGGCGACAAGCACGACGGCATCCGCCAGATGTTCCGCATCATCGAGTTCGCCCGCATGATGGTCGGCACGAAGGCGATCTCCACGCTCTCGACGGGCTACCTGAACGCCCTTGAGTACGCCAAGGAGCGCGTCCAGGGCCCCGACCTCGCGAACTTCATGGACAAGTCCGCGCCCAAGGTCACCATCACCCACCACCCGGACGTGCGCCGCTCGCTCATGACGCAGAAGGCGTACGCGGAGGGCATGCGCGCGCTGGTGCTGTACACGGCGTCGGTGCAGGACGCGATCGCCGTCAAGGAGGCCGCGGGCGAGGACGTCAAGACCGAGCACGCGCTGAACGACCTGCTCCTGCCGATCGTGAAGGGCTACGGCTCCGAGAAGGGCTACGAGCAGCTCGCCCAGTCGCTGCAGACCTTCGGCGGCTCCGGGTTCCTGCAGGAGTACCCGATCGAGCAGTACATCCGCGACGCCAAGATCGACACCCTGTACGAGGGCACGACGGCGATCCAGGGCCAGGACTTCTTCTTCCGGAAGATCGTCCGCAACCAGGGCGCCGCGCTGAACTCGCTCGCCGAGGACATCAAGAAGTTCCTGGCGCTCGGCGAGGGCGGCGAGGAGCTGGCCGGTGCCCGCGAGCACCTCGCGAAGGCCGCCGTCGAGCTGGAGGCGATCGTCGGCCTGATGCTGACGGACCTCGCGGCCACCGAGCAGGACGTCAAGAACATCTACAAGGTGGGCCTGAACACCACCCGCCTGCTGCTGGCCTCCGGTGACGTGGTCGTCGGCTACCTGCTGCTCAAGGGTGCCGCGGTCGCCGCGGAGAAGCTTCCGACGGCCTCCGCCAAGGACAAGGCGTTCTACGCGGGCAAGATCGCCGCGGCGAAGTTCTTCGCGGCCAACGTCCTGCCGGGCGTCACCGGTGCGCGCAAGCTCGCCGAAGGCGTCGAGCTGGACCTGATGGAGCTGGACGAGGCCGCCTTCTAGTCGGCCCCTTCCAGTCGGCGGCCCCTTCCAGTCGGCGAAGGGGCGTCGGCGAAGGGGCGCCCTCACCGCCCCTTTCCAGCCACCTGTTCCAGTCACTCACGGACATTCCACATCGCCCTTACGAGGGCCCGCTCCCCTTCACCGGGAGCGGGCCCTCGTACGTCGTTAAGGTGAACCCCATGAGCGAACCCCCCCGCTTCGACCGCGGCCACACCGACGACCTCATGTCCTTCCTGGCGGCGAGCCCCACGCCGTACCACGCCGTGGCGAACACCGCCGAACGGCTGGAAAAGGCCGGATTCAGGCAGGTCTCGGAGACGGACGCCTGGGACGGGACGAGCGGCGGCAAGTACGTGCTGCGCGGTGGCGCGATCGTGGCCTGGTACGTCCCCGAGGGCGCGGCGCCCCACACGCCGTACCGGATCGTCGGCGCCCACACGGACTCCCCCAACCTGCGCGTGAAGCCGCTGCCCGACACCGGAGCGCACGGCTGGCGGCAGGTGGCCGTGGAGATCTACGGCGGACCGCTCCTGAACTCCTGGCTCGACCGCGACCTGGGCATCGCCGGCCGGCTGACGCTGCGGGACGGTACGACCCGGCTGGTGAACGTGGACCGGCCGCTGCTGCGCGTCCCCCAACTCGCCATCCACCTGGACCGTTCCGTGTCCGCGGAAGGGCTCAAGCTCGACAAGCAGCGGCATCTGCAGCCCATTTGGGGCCTCGGCGGCGACGTGCGCGACGGCGACCTGATCGCCTTCCTGGAGGAGACGGCCGGGCTCGCGGCGGGCGAGGTCGCCGGCTGGGACCTGATGGTGCACTCCGTGGAGCCGCCGGCCTACCTGGGCCGGGACAAGGAGCTCGTCGCGGGCCCGCGCATGGACAACCTGCTCTCGGTCCACGCCGGAGTGGCGGCGCTGGCCGCGGTGGCCGGCTCGGGCGCCGGACTGCCGTACATCCCGGTGCTGGCCGCCTTCGACCACGAGGAGAACGGCTCGCAGAGCGACACGGGCGCGGACGGGCCGCTGCTGGGTGGCGTACTGGAGCGCTCGGTGTTCGCGCGCGGGGGGTCGTACGAGGACCGGGCGCGGGCCTTCGCCGGCACGGTCTGTCTGTCCTCCGACACGGGCCACGCGGTCCACCCCAACTACGCGGAGCGCCACGACCCGACGCACCACCCGCGCGTCAACGGCGGGCCGATCCTGAAGGTCAACGTCAACAACCGCTACGCGACCGACGGTTCGGGCCGGGCGGTGTGGGCGGCGGCCTGCGAGAGGGCCGACGTGCCCTTCCAGTCCTTCGTCTCCAACAACTCCATGCCCTGCGGCACGACGATCGGCCCGATCACCGCGGCCCGGCACGGCATCAAGACCGTCGACATCGGCGTGGCGATCCTTTCCATGCACAGCGCGCGGGAGTTGTGCGGCGCGGAAGACCCGTGGCTGCTGGCGAACTCGTTGGTGGCGTTCCTGGAGGGGTAGTTCCTGGGCGGTGGGGTACCCGCCTCCGACCGGAACCACCGGACCGGACAGGGAGGCGACAACTCATGGGCCTCGGCGGGTGCATCATCCTCATCGCCGCGGGAGCCATCCTCACGTTTGCAACGGACTGGGAGATGGAGGGGGTCAATCTCGACCTGGTCGGGATCATCCTCATGATCGTGGGGCTCATCGGCGTCACGACGTTCAGCAGCATCGCCAGGCGCAAGCGCGTGGTGGTACCGCCGACGACCCCGGTCGTCGGCGAGCAGCCCCACCGGCGGGACGGCTACAGCGACGGTTACGGCGCCTGAGACTCCGCCCCGCTGTCCGTCCCGGCGAGCACGATCTCAGGGTTGAGGTGGAGGGTGCGGGAGAGGTCGGTGCCCGCACCCTCACCCTCACCCGAGAACAGCAGCTCGGGCGGGCGGCGGCGACTAGGAGCCGCGTCGAAGGGCCATGGATGAACTCCAGATACCGACCTGTGAGCCCGGACGCCGGACGAGGTGTCAGGGGATCCGCTGCCCGGCAGGCCTAGCGCAACGCGTGCCCGGTCGTCGCGTCCACATGGTCCGGCACCTCGTCGTGGTGGTCGCCGACGGTCAGGGTGCCCGTGGGTTCGAAGAGGAGGATGGCCGCGGGGGCGGGGGCGTACGGCTTGTGTTCGGTGCCGCGGGGGACCGTGAAGACGGCGCCCTTGGGGAGGACGACCGTGCGCTCGCCCTGGGGCTCCCGCAGGGCGATGTGCAGTTCGCCCTCCAGGACCAGGAAGAACTCGTCGGTGTGGTCGTGCACGTGCCAGACGTGCTCGCCGTCGACCTTGGCCACGCGGACGTCGTAGTCGTTGACGGCCGTCACGATGCGCGGGCTCCAGGTCTGCGTGAAGGAGGCGAGGGCGTCGCCGAGCGATATGGGTTCCATGTGCTCAGCGTGCGGGGTGGTCCGGGAACCGCGCGAGTGCTAGGAATCGCATATGGCGCAAGGATCCTCTCAGCAGCCGTCCACGCACCGCGTCGCCGTGATCGTCGACGAGGGCACCAACCCCTTCGAGGTCGGCGTCGCCACCGAGCTGTTCGGGCTGCCGCGGCCCGAGTTGGGCCTCGCCGGGCCGCTGTACGACGTGACGCTGTGCGCGCCCGCGCGTGAGGTGCGGATGAACCACGGGTTCTTCACGCTGACCGGGGTGCCCGGGCTGGACGTGGTCGACGCGGCGGACACCCTCGTCGTGCCCGGCCGCCCGGACAACGTCGTGCCGCGTGGCGCCGCCGTGCTCGACGCCATCCGGCGCACGCACGCGCGTGGCGCACGCGTGATGAGCCTGTGCACCGGAAGCTTCGCGCTCGCCGAGGCCGGGCTGCTCGACGGGCGACGGGCCACCACGCACTGGCGCTGGGCCGATGCCTTCCGGGAGCTGCATCCGAGAGTGCTGCTGGAACCGGACGTGCTCTTCGTCGACGAGGGCGACATCCTCACCGCCGCGGGCAGCGCCGCCGCGCTCGACCTGTGCCTGCATGTCGTACGGCGGGACCATGGCGCCGAAGTAGCCAATGCCGTGTCCCGGCGGCTGGTGTTCGCCGCGCATCGGGACGGCGGGCAGAAGCAGTTCGTGGAGCGGCCGCTGCCGGACGTGCCGGACGAGTCGCTGGCGCCGCTGCTGACGTGGGCGCAGGAACGGCTGGGGGAACCGCTGACGGTGGCTGACCAGGCGGTGCGTGCGGCGGTGTCGCCGGCCACCCTGCACCGGCGTTTCCAGGCCCAGCTCGGGACGACGCCGCTGGCCTGGCTGACGGGGGAGCGGGTGGCGCTCGCGTGCCGCCTGATCGAGCGCGGGGAGGAACGGCTGGACGTGGTGGCGGCGAGGAGCGGACTGGGCACGGCAGCGAACCTCCGCGTGCGCGTGCGGCGCGAGACCGGGCTCAGCCCGTCGGCCTACAGGCGGCGTTTCGGACCGGGCGGCGGGGAACCCCTCGTGTCATGAGATTCCTCGTACGCGACCGGCTCCTCGGCTTCGGTGACGACTACTGGATCGAGGACGACCGGGGCAACAAGGTGTTCCTCGTCGACGGCAAGGCGATGCGGCTGCGGGACACCTTCGAGCTGAAGGACGCCCAGGGGCACGTCCTCATCGACATCCACCAGAAGATGCTCGCCCTGCGCGACACGATGGTGATCGAGCGGGCCGGTGAACCGCTCGCCACGATCCGCCGCAAGCGGCTGTCCCTGCTGCGCAACCACTACCGGGTGTCCCTGGCGGACGGCAGCACGGAACTCGACGTCAGCGGCAAGATCCTCGACCGGGAGTTCGCCGTCGAGTACGACGGCGAACTGCTGGCCGTCGTCTCCCGCCGGTGGCTGCACGTGCGGGAGACCTACGGCGTGGACGTCGTACGGGACGACGCGGATCCGGCGCTGCTGATCGCGGTGGCGGTGTGCGTGATCCACCTGGCGGAGAAGGAGCGAGGGGACGACTGACGGGCGAGGCGGTGCTGACGGGCGGCGGCCGGGGAGGCCGGTGCGCCGTCAGCGACGCGGCGCCGTCAGCCCCAGCATCCGGTCCTTGAGCGCCGGGAACTGATCCCGTGTCACCGCGACCTTCCCCGGGTCGAACTCCACCGTCAGGACCTGCTCCCCCGCACCGGCCTGCGCCAGCACCTCGCCCCACGGATCGACCACGATCGAGTGACCGGCCTGTGGAACTCCCGCGTGCGTCCCGGCCGTTCCACAGGCAAGCACGAACGCCTGGTTCTCCACCGCCCGCGCCTGAGCCAGCAGCGTCCAGTGCGCCCGGCGGCGCTCCGGCCAGCCCGCCGGAATGACCAGGGTCTCGGCGCCGGCGTCGACGAGGCCGCGGAAGAGTTCGGGGAATCGGAGGTCGTAGCAGGTGGCCACACCCAGGGTCGTCCCGGGCAGCCGGACCGTCACCAGTTCCTCGCCCGCGCCCATGAGCACCGCCTCGCCCTTGTCGAAGCCGAAGCGATGGATCTTGCGGTACGCGGCGGCCAGATCACCGGAGGGGGAGAAGACCAGAGAGGTGTTGTAGAGCGGCCCTTCGGGGTCACGCTCAGGGATCGAGCCGGCGTGCAGCCACACGCCCGCGTCGCTCGCGGCCTTCGCCATCGCCTCGTACGTCGGCCCTTCGAGCGGCTCGGCCTCGCTGCCGAACTCCTCGTAGGCGAACGCCCCGGTGGTCCACAGCTCGGGCAGCACGACCAGATCCGCACCCGCCTGGTCCCGCACCAGCGAGGCGACCCTCACCCGACGCGATTCGACCGATTCGTCCTCATTGACGTCGATCTGAAGCAGAGAGGCGCGCACACTACCACCGTCCTGGCATTCGAGCGGTCCACACGGGCATCCACGCGGGGCCTACGATCGTCACACGAAAGCACTGCCGGGGTGCCTCACAGCAGCGTAACTTAGCGTTTCAAGACACCCGCCGACAGCAGCCGCCGCCCACTGGCACCGCCGCCACAACTGCCCGCGTACCGACGTTCCAACCGCCGAGGGGTCCCGTTTCCGTGAGTCTGCATCCCACCCTCCAGCCCTACGCCGACGCCTGGACCCACTCCATCGAAGCGATATCCGAGCTGGTGACGCCGCTTGTGGAGGGCGAGTGGAATCGGCGCACGCCCTGCCCCGGCTGGTCGGTCCGCGACGTCGTGTCCCATGTCATCGGGCTGGACTGCGAGATGCTCGGCGACCCGCGTCCCATCCACACGCTTCCGCGCGACCTCTTCCACGTCACCAACGACAACCAGCGCTACATGGAGATGCAGGTCGACGTCCGCCGCCACCACACGGCGCCGGAGATGACCTCGGAGCTGGAGTACACGGTCATCCGCCGCAACCGCCAGCTGCGCAACGAGTCCCGCGACCCCGGCACGAAGGTGCGCGGCCCGCTCGGGGCGGAGCTCACTCTCGAGGAGTCGATGCGGACCCACGCGTTCGACATCTGGGTCCACGAGCAGGACCTGCGCGCGGCCCTCGGCCGCCCCGGCAACCTCGACTCCCCGGCGCGCACGTCGCCCGCGACGTGCTGCTGGCCAAGCTGCCCGACATCGTCGCCACCAAGGCGGACGCGCCCCGCAGTTCGGCGATCGTGCTCGACGTGCACGGCCCGATCGAGTTCCTGCGCACCATCCGTATCGACATCCAGGGCCGCGGCACTCTCGAAACGGCCCCCGCGCTGGGCCCCGCCGCCACCCTCACCCTCGACTGGGAGACCTACGTCCGCCTGGCCTGCGGCCGCATCACGCCGGAGTCGGCGGCGGACCGGCTCAAGTCGGAGGGCGACGCGGACCTGACCGCGGCGATCCTGCGGAACTTCACGGTCACGCCGTAGGAGTCCGCAGGGCGCCGGGTGCCGCGAGGCGGCCGCCCGTTATTCGCTGTCCGCGGCAGGGGACGCGGGGTTAGCGTGCGTGCCGTGACTGACACGACAACTGAAAACGAGGCCGCCCCCGGCCCTCGTACCGACGAACCGCCCCGCCTCACCCGGTTGACCTTCCACGGTCCGCTGTCCGAGGCACGGGCGCAGGGTCTCGTCCAGCGGCTCACCCGTACGAAACCGATGTCGGTCCTCGACATCGGCTGTGGCTGGGGCGAGCTGATGCTGCGCGTCCTGGCTGCCGCGCCCGACGCGACAGGGGTCGGCATCGACATCAAGGCCGAGGACCTCGTGCGCGGCCGCCGCCTTGCCGAGGCCCGAGGGCTGGCGCGCAGGGCCGAGTTCGTCGAGGAGTCCGCGGTCGGGACCTCACGCGGTCCGGCCGACCTGGTCCTGTGCGTCGGGGCGAGCCAGGCCCTGAGCTCGGCCGAGCCGCCCCATCTCTACACCGACGCCCTGCGCGAACTGCGCCGCCTGGTCGCCGACGGCGGACGCGTGCTGCTCGGGGAGGGCTTCTGGCAGCGCACCCCGGCCCCTGCCGAACTGTCCGGCATGTGGCCCGGAGCCGCCCCCACCGACCACCACGACCTCGCCACCCTGCTCGACCTCGTGGTCGACGCCGGTTTCCGCCCGGAGTGGACGGAGACGGCGACCCTCGGCGAGTGGGAGGAGTTCGAGTCGGCGTACCAGGCGGACGTCGAGATCTGGCTGGCCGAGAACCCGGATCACCCGCTCGCGGCCGAGACGCGCGAGCGCCTCGACCGGCATCGCGCCCAGTGGATGAGCTACCGCGGGGTGCTGGGGATCGCCTACCTCACGCTCGTACCCGTGCGCGGCTGACGCTCGGGCCGACTACGCCGGTACGTGTACGGTCTCCACCCTGCTGGCGACCAGCCGTTCCCGCTCCCTGCGCGCCGCCTGCCTGCGCAGTCGCAGGATCTGGCTGACGCCCAGGGCCTGGAGGACGAACACCGCCGAGAAGGCGACGGCGTAGTCGTCGCCCGTCGCGTCCAGCAGCACGCCGACCACGAACAGGGTCGTCATCGAGGCGACGAAACCACCCATGTTGGTGATCCCGGACGCCGTCCCCTGACGCTCCGGCGGATTCGCCGGCCGCGCGAAGTCGAAGCCGAGCATCGAGGCGGGCCCGCACGCCCCGAGCACCGTGCACAGCACGATCAGCAGCCACATCGGCGCCGTCTCACCGGGCCAGGCCAGCGTCGTCGCCCACAGCACCGCCGTCGCCCCCACCGTGCCCAGCGCCAGCGGCAGCCGCGCCTCGTGGTGCCGGGCGACTACCTGGCCGTAGACCAGGCCCACGACCATGTTCGACAGGACGACGAGGGTGAGCAGTTCACCGGCCGTCGCCCGGGACAGCCCCTGCGCCTCCACCAGGAACGGCATGCCCCACAGCAGCAGGAACACCATCGCCGGGAACTGCGTCGTGAAGTGCACCCACAACCCGAGCCTTGTGCCGGGCTCCCGCCAGGACGCGGATATCTGGCGTCGTACATACGCCGACCCCTGGTGCGGCAGCGGCTCCGGCTCGTGCCCCTCGGGGTGGTCCTTCAGGAACAGGAGGAGCAGGACGAGTACGACGACACCGGCGGCCGCGCTGCCCGCGAACGCCGCCGTCCAGCCCACCCCGTGCAGCAGCCGCGCCAGAACGAGCGTGGAGACGAGGTTGCCCGCCATGCCCGCAAGGCCCGCGAGCTGCGCGATCAGCGGGCCGCGCCGGGCCGGGAACCAGCGGGTGCCGAGCCGCAGCACGCTGATGAAGGTCATCGCGTCGCCGCAGCCCAGCAGCGCGCGCGAGGCGAGGGCCGTGCCGTACGACGGCGAGAAGGCGAAGCCGAGTTGGCCCGCGGTGAACAGCACCACGCCGATGGTCAGCACCTTCTTGGTGCCGAGCCGGTCGACCAGCAGGCCGACGGGTATCTGCATGCCCGCGTACACGAGCAGTTGGAGGATCGAGAACGTCGACAGGGCCGAGGCGTTCACGTCGAAGCGGTCCGCCGCGTCGAGGCCGGCGACCCCTAGGGACGTACGGAAGATGACGGCGACGAAGTAGACCGAGACGCCTGTGCCCCAGATGGCGACGGCGCGGCGGCCGCCTGGGGGTGCCCCCTCTGGGGGAGGACCGCCCGGCAACGCGGCAGCCTTCATCGCTCCTCACCCCGCGCCAGATGCGAGAACCAGCCGATGTGCCGGTGGACCAGCCCGACGGCCTCCTCGGCGTCCCCGGAACGCAGGGCCCGCAGGATCTCCTCGTGCTCGACGAGGGTCTTGGCGATCCGGTCGGGGTGGGAGTGCAGGACTGCCACGCCCATGCGCAGCTGCCGGTCGCGCAGTTGGTCGTAGAGCCGCGACAGGATCTCGTTGCCGCCGCTGCGGACGATCTCCGCGTGGAAGCACCGGTCGGTGACGGCGGCCCCGGCGAGATCACCGGCGGCGGCCTGTTCCTTCTGCCGGGCGAGCAGTTCCTCCAGGCGCTCGATGAGCCCGGGGGGCGCGGGGACGGCCTTGCGCGCCGCGTGCTCCTCGACGAGCATCCGCGTCTCCACCACGTCCTTGATCTCCTGTGCGGAGACCGGCAGAACCAGTGCGCCCTTCTTCGGGTAGAGCTTGATCAGCCCTTCGACCTCCAGCCGCAGCAGCGCCTCCCGCACCGGAGTGCGCGAGACACCTACGGCCTGGGCGAGCTCGCCCTCGGTGAGCAGAGTGCCGCCCTCGTAACGGCGGTCCAGGACGCCCTGTTTGACGTGGGTGTAGACGCGGTCGGCGGCGGGGGGCTGCTTGAGCGTGGCGGGCGGGGCGGAAGGCATGGCCACAGCATAGATACAACACGTACGCATGGCGGTCGGCGTCCACCATGCGGACCCCAAAAGGGATCCCCGGGCAAAGAAGCGGCACCTGCCGCAACTGGTGCACAACCTTCTGTGTTAATTACGTGTCACACACGTGCGGCCCCACTTTCTTCCCCCTCCAACTCGGCCGCACTTTCGGGGCATTCGACGCAATCGGGGTATTTAAGTTGATAACCGCCACCAAGGGCCTCCGCGTCCGCAGAGCCGCAGCCGCCGCCGTCACGACCGGCGCCGTGCTCGTGACCGGAGCCCTCACCGCGGCTCCCGCGCAGGCCGTGACGGCACCCTCCATCACCGCCAAGGGCGGGTACCTGATGAACAGCGCGACCGGCACGACGCTCTTCACCAAGGCCGCTGACACCAAGAGGCTCACCGCCTCCACCACGAAGATCATGACGGCGAAGGTCGTTCTGTCGCAGTCGAACCTGAACCTGGACACCAAGGTGACGATCAAGAAGGAGGTCAGCGACTACATGGTCCGCAAGGGCTACCCGTCGACTGCCCGCCTGATCGTCGGCGACAAGGTGACCGTCCGTCAGCTGCTCTACGGGATGATGCTGCCGTCCGGCTGTGACGCGGCGATGGCCCTCGCAGACAAGTTCGGTTCCGGCTCGACCGTCGCCGCCCGCACCAAGAGCTTCATCGGCAAGATGAACACCATGGCCAAGAGCCTGGGCATGACGAACACGAAGTTCGACTCGTTCGACGGCATAAGCAACGGCTCCAACGCCTCGACGCCGCGAGACCTGACGAAGCTCGCCCGCAGCGTGATGAAGAGCTCCACGTTCAAGACCGTCGTGAAGACCAAGTCGTACACGGCCAAGACCATCACGAAGACCGGTTCCACCCGCACGATGGCGGCGTGGACGAACACCAACACCCTGCTCGGCTGGAACGGCACGCTCGGCATCAAGACGGGCTCCGGCACCGAGGCCAAGTACTGCCTGGTCTTCGCCGCCACGAAGAACGGCGAGCAGGTCATGGGCGCCGTGCTGACCGCCTCCTCGGAGGCCAACCGCACGGCGGACGTGAAGAAGCTGATCAACTACGGCTACGCCCGCATCAGCTGACCTCCAAGTACTGAGCGAAAGGGGCGGCCACTCGACAGGGGCCGCCCCTTTCGCTACCTCCCGTGGCTCACGCCCAGGTGATCAGCCGCTTCGGCTGCTCCAGGATCGCCGCCACGTCCGCCAGCACCTTGGAGCCCAGCGCACCGTCCACCAGCCGGTGGTCGAAGCTGAGCGCCAGCGTCGTGACCTGACGCGGCTTCACCTTGCCCTTGTGGACCCAGGGCTGGAGCTTGATCGCGCCGACCGCGAG comes from the Streptomyces sp. NBC_00443 genome and includes:
- a CDS encoding SseB family protein, producing MYGYDQNVGAQQQYASPQQPMPGGVGGYGQQPPLYPEPSPPSLADAVRAFTTGQMSAEDFQQVFATSKVYCPRGDNPGFLALHNTQQPVIPMFTSLKELRRYAGKESKYFVITGAEVIDLLPTGYGCVLDMEGEHRMVFDAKAVEQMVEFAMRRMYG
- a CDS encoding intradiol ring-cleavage dioxygenase, whose amino-acid sequence is MGRHHADEVHDGEVHEHDRGLSYDLPVLARRRMIRLMAGASLVPLVGCTSQDGTSSSSASSAKGSASSSASSSAACATIPDETAGPFPGDGSNGVNVLKESGVVRSDIRKSFGDSAGGTAEGVPLTVTLTVVDAASGCGTPKKGAAVYIWHCDRAGDYSLYSEGVTDENYLRGVQETDDKGQVTFRSIFPGCYAGRWPHIHFEVYGSLADATAATSITSTSQLAFPKDVCDTVYASDGYDESVRNLAGLSLETDGIFSDGYDQQLAETKGSAAEGYTATLTVPV
- a CDS encoding acyl-CoA dehydrogenase, producing the protein MGHYKSNLRDIEFNLFEVLGRDKLYGTGPFEEMDVETAKSILEELTRLAENELAESFADADRNPPVFDPETNTAPVPASFKKSYKAFMDSEYWRLGLPEAIGGTTAPPSLIWSYAELILGANPAVWMYTSGPAFAGILHDEGTDVQKKIAQIAVERTWGSTMVLTEPDAGSDVGAGRTKAVQQDDGSWHIEGVKRFITSGEHDMEENILHYVLARPEGAGPGTKGLSLFLVPKYLFDFETGELGERNGVYATNVEHKMGLKASNTCEMTFGDQHPAKGWLIGDKHDGIRQMFRIIEFARMMVGTKAISTLSTGYLNALEYAKERVQGPDLANFMDKSAPKVTITHHPDVRRSLMTQKAYAEGMRALVLYTASVQDAIAVKEAAGEDVKTEHALNDLLLPIVKGYGSEKGYEQLAQSLQTFGGSGFLQEYPIEQYIRDAKIDTLYEGTTAIQGQDFFFRKIVRNQGAALNSLAEDIKKFLALGEGGEELAGAREHLAKAAVELEAIVGLMLTDLAATEQDVKNIYKVGLNTTRLLLASGDVVVGYLLLKGAAVAAEKLPTASAKDKAFYAGKIAAAKFFAANVLPGVTGARKLAEGVELDLMELDEAAF
- a CDS encoding M18 family aminopeptidase, whose product is MSEPPRFDRGHTDDLMSFLAASPTPYHAVANTAERLEKAGFRQVSETDAWDGTSGGKYVLRGGAIVAWYVPEGAAPHTPYRIVGAHTDSPNLRVKPLPDTGAHGWRQVAVEIYGGPLLNSWLDRDLGIAGRLTLRDGTTRLVNVDRPLLRVPQLAIHLDRSVSAEGLKLDKQRHLQPIWGLGGDVRDGDLIAFLEETAGLAAGEVAGWDLMVHSVEPPAYLGRDKELVAGPRMDNLLSVHAGVAALAAVAGSGAGLPYIPVLAAFDHEENGSQSDTGADGPLLGGVLERSVFARGGSYEDRARAFAGTVCLSSDTGHAVHPNYAERHDPTHHPRVNGGPILKVNVNNRYATDGSGRAVWAAACERADVPFQSFVSNNSMPCGTTIGPITAARHGIKTVDIGVAILSMHSARELCGAEDPWLLANSLVAFLEG
- a CDS encoding DUF6458 family protein; this translates as MGLGGCIILIAAGAILTFATDWEMEGVNLDLVGIILMIVGLIGVTTFSSIARRKRVVVPPTTPVVGEQPHRRDGYSDGYGA
- a CDS encoding cupin domain-containing protein, with protein sequence MEPISLGDALASFTQTWSPRIVTAVNDYDVRVAKVDGEHVWHVHDHTDEFFLVLEGELHIALREPQGERTVVLPKGAVFTVPRGTEHKPYAPAPAAILLFEPTGTLTVGDHHDEVPDHVDATTGHALR